The Ananas comosus cultivar F153 linkage group 6, ASM154086v1, whole genome shotgun sequence genome segment GGTGGATGGTGGTTTCTGCCTTCTTGTAGGATGCTTATATGCTGTGATAAATCCTAGTGTTGATTAAAGTTATTTAAGCACGGTTATCAAGTCTAATCTATGTAGTCTTTGTATATTTATGCATTATAGGTTTCACATCTGATGTAAGACTTTTTTTAACGCCAGGGGTGTCACAATTCGCATGGTGGATAAACTGATTCTTACTGGACTTTTCCATGTATATTCCTGCAAATGTACAAATTGCGCAAAATATCAGTACAACGGTTCGCTTTTACACACCGTACCCACCCCGAAAATGTTGCTTATTTGGTGCCATGCCCTTCTAGAGGCAACTATGTAGATATCTTTTTGCACAGCCGCCCTAGCGGTGGCACGCAAATAAAAGAGTCAGTTTCACAAGAGCACGTATGTAAATGCCAACTTTGTATGTAAATACCAACTTTTATGCAGACACTTCTAAGCAATTTTGCATGTTTGCAGGAGGAGAGTACGAACGAAAATCCATTCCAAAATGAATTCAACCATTCACAACCAAATAATATGTAGTGACCCACTCTATATCGGAGAACTCAGGTtgatcaaaatattacaaaaaaagaagaagaaacataCACAGAAGGATAGCAAGAGACAACCTTAGATGTTCTCGATTTAATAAGCAAGTTAAATCCGAGACAAATCATATAGCTACCTCAACATCATAAGAAAATTTGATGCAATCGGCGGACGACCCACATTCACTCATCCATATGCGAGGCATGGTGAATACATATAAACCACTGCCCGTCGACCCGCTCGAACACATTTGTCGCTACCTGCTTCCCCCAACTGCTTCCTTTGGTCTTAACCACCTCCATGCAAGTAACGTAACCAGTATCGCCTCTCACATGAACCTCGACATTCTTTAAATCAATCTGAAGAGGGAACTCGTAATCAGAACCGCAAACTAACTCCCAACTCTCCATAACCAACTCATAGCCGGATATCCTTCCGGCCCCCGGATGTACAACACAGACGTGATCGCCTTTTGCCCAGACGGAATGCATCGCGGCTAAATCTCCGTTCTTGAAAGCATGGTAGAATCGCGAATTCGCCGCGAGGACCGAAGCTTTGCTGTCCTCGTGGAGGAGGCGGAGCTCGTCCCTCAGCTTCGCGGCACGGACGTAGTCTTCTTCCTCGACAGCGATCTCCAAATCGCGCTTCAGGGTTTGTTCATCTAATATCGTGCCCTCAGTGCTAGGGTTTCCCTCAGCCTCTCCGCTTTTTACCAAAGCGGGTCTTAGTAGGCGAAAGCTCCGGGTTTGGAGTCCTGCGCTGAAGAT includes the following:
- the LOC109711214 gene encoding uncharacterized protein LOC109711214 yields the protein MATASDVWFTPAAALGGARRAAAASSSAPRRLQLGRRRQGGRGGGGAAAAQPLAGLQTRSFRLLRPALVKSGEAEGNPSTEGTILDEQTLKRDLEIAVEEEDYVRAAKLRDELRLLHEDSKASVLAANSRFYHAFKNGDLAAMHSVWAKGDHVCVVHPGAGRISGYELVMESWELVCGSDYEFPLQIDLKNVEVHVRGDTGYVTCMEVVKTKGSSWGKQVATNVFERVDGQWFICIHHASHMDE